Proteins encoded together in one Lathyrus oleraceus cultivar Zhongwan6 chromosome 5, CAAS_Psat_ZW6_1.0, whole genome shotgun sequence window:
- the LOC127085745 gene encoding calmodulin binding protein PICBP, with amino-acid sequence MVQRKVPNKLSIQTQHVKSEKFSTNMKLSSSSSPHQNQDEKSKLFDMKKKMKKSNSINLSDLETLQLHSTPVSRKTTKQDGSPNYMKPTSSSQSKKELFHVSLKKTQSCSVSKNLDRKISSDYSKATCKKPSLSLVRTLTKTTSFKGSRNFPRRATCSSTLKDANFPSYLELNHGGTELEGTSVRKVCSYSYCSLNGHHHHHGDLPPLKTFVSSRRRVLKRVKLEALSPRSRRLKTTCEVEKRDCDVERNVFDEKPECDEIDMDFFIEIYASGKKDEELKGEEEIGKADFLDEVEDYEDVIESTIEDDGVEADFLKEVEDQEKSEDADEEEQSSWSHEEMSMEDVYNNTDDYSEADDMKCDDEQFYGFDQEHDADSSVYTDEENDSKDESLSQSSHDISVTWLDDIISSYYDDIILFDETLKEHKSEEIIYLEDEPLDGMISFVLDDKIGSNETQDIGYPTSDVDCDQSLVDEIFDYLTNSEEKVDETSEENKDFKRGEKNQIQTSTSEFELCSLKLTMTDQTVTADVITHRHDNHIPLVDVVEESIKDIQNQGKSNKRSSCVVEEDENARENWKGVIRRKMCVDDDDEMRKFNPRDPNFLPLVPEKEKEKVDLRHQMMDERKNAEDWMVDCALRQVVNKLAPARKKKVALLVEAFETVIPKCESHLRNNSRFVHAC; translated from the coding sequence ATGGTTCAAAGAAAGGTCCCAAACAAGCTTAGTATCCAAACACAACATGTTAAATCAGAGAAATTTTCAACAAACATGAAACtatcttcttcatcttctcctcaTCAAAACCAAGATGAAAAAAGTAAACTTTTTGAtatgaagaagaaaatgaagaaatCAAACTCAATCAATCTCTCTGATCTTGAGACTCTTCAACTTCATTCAACACCAGTTTCAAGAAAAACTACAAAACAAGATGGTTCACCAAATTACATGAAGCCCACAAGTAGTTCACAATCAAAAAAGGAACTTTTTCATGTAAGTCTTAAAAAAACTCAATCTTGTTCTGTTTCTAAGAATCTTGATAGAAAAATTTCAAGTGATTATTCAAAAGCTACATGTAAAAAACCTAGTTTGAGTTTGGTTAGAACATTAACAAAAACTACTAGTTTTAAGGGTTCTAGAAATTTTCCTAGAAGAGCTACTTGTTCTTCAACTTTGAAAGATGCAAACTTTCCTTCATATCTTGAGCTTAATCATGGTGGAACTGAGTTAGAGGGAACTTCAGTTAGGAAGGTTTGTTCATATAGTTATTGTTCTCTTAATGGGCATCATCATCATCACGGTGATTTGCCTCCTTTGAAGACGTTTGTGTCTTCGAGGAGGCGCGTGTTGAAGCGTGTGAAGCTTGAAGCGTTGAGTCCTCGAAGTCGAAGATTGAAGACGACGTGTGAGGTAGAAAAGAGGGACTGTGATGTTGAGCGGAATGTGTTTGATGAAAAACCTGAATGTGATGAAATTGATATGGATTTCTTCATTGAAATCTATGCTAGTGGAAAAAAAGATGAGGAATTGAAAGGAGAAGAAGAAATTGGAAAGGCCGATTTTCTGGACGAGGTTGAGGATTATGAAGATGTCATCGAGTCTACAATTGAAGATGATGGTGTAGAAGCAGATTTTCTGAAAGAGGTTGAGGATCAAGAGAAAAGCGAAGATGCGGACGAAGAAGAACAATCGAGTTGGTCTCATGAAGAAATGAGTATGGAAGATGTTTATAACAATACGGATGATTATTCCGAAGCCGATGATATGAAGTGTGATGACGAACAGTTTTATGGATTTGATCAAGAGCATGATGCTGATTCCTCTGTTTACACAGACGAGGAAAATGACTCGAAAGATGAATCTTTGTCTCAGAGTTCTCATGACATATCAGTGACATGGTTAGACGATATCATTAGCAGCTATTACGATGACATTATTCTGTTTGATGAAACACTCAAAGAACACAAATCTGAAGAAATCATCTATCTTGAAGACGAACCTCTTGATGGCATGATTAGTTTTGTCCTTGACGACAAAATTGGAAGCAACGAGACTCAAGATATCGGTTACCCTACCAGTGACGTCGATTGTGACCAATCTTTGGTAGATGAAATATTTGATTACCTAACAAATTCCGAAGAGAAAGTTGATGAGACTAGCGAAGAGAACAAAGATTTCAAGCGAGGGGAAAAAAACCAAATTCAAACGTCTACGAGTGAATTTGAACTTTGTTCCTTGAAACTAACAATGACAGACCAAACTGTTACCGCTGACGTGATAACTCATAGACACGACAACCATATTCCATTAGTCGATGTTGTTGAAGAAAGCATCAAAGATATTCAAAATCAAGGAAAAAGTAATAAAAGATCAAGTTGCGTAGTCGAGGAAGATGAAAATGCAAGGGAGAATTGGAAAGGTGTGATTAGAAGAAAGATGTGTGTTGACGACGATGATGAGATGAGGAAGTTCAATCCAAGAGATCCGAATTTCCTTCCATTGGTTcctgaaaaagaaaaagaaaaagtcGATTTGAGGCATCAAATGATGGACGAGCGAAAGAATGCGGAGGATTGGATGGTTGATTGTGCACTAAGACAAGTTGTTAACAAGCTTGCTCCTGCTAGGAAGAAGAAGGTTGCATTGCTAGTTGAAGCTTTTGAAACTGTTATACCTAAATGTGAATCACATTTGAGAAACAATTCAAGGTTTGTTCATGCATGCTAG